In a single window of the Gossypium hirsutum isolate 1008001.06 chromosome D02, Gossypium_hirsutum_v2.1, whole genome shotgun sequence genome:
- the LOC107908156 gene encoding auxin-responsive protein SAUR23 yields MGIHLPSMILHAKQVLKFQSRNQLHVPKGHIAVYVGEMKKTRFVVPISYLNHPCFLDLLGRAEEEFGFNHPIGGLTIPCDEGAFIDLTSRLHGCSSMKTKTINA; encoded by the coding sequence ATGGGTATCCATTTACCTTCAATGATCCTTCATGCCAAGCAAGTTCTTAAGTTCCAATCAAGGAACCAGCTACATGTGCCCAAAGGCCACATTGCAGTTTATGTTGGAGAAATGAAGAAGACAAGGTTTGTGGTTCCTATTTCATACTTGAACCACCCTTGTTTTCTAGATTTGCTCGGTCGGGCCGAGGAAGAGTTCGGGTTCAATCACCCAATCGGCGGTCTTACGATCCCGTGTGACGAAGGTGCCTTTATCGATCTCACTTCTCGGTTGCATGGCTGCTCAAGTATGAAAACCAAAACCATAAATGCTTAA